A genome region from Conger conger chromosome 16, fConCon1.1, whole genome shotgun sequence includes the following:
- the LOC133114538 gene encoding E3 ubiquitin-protein ligase SMURF1-like isoform X2: MSNSGTRRNGSSIKIRLTVLCAKNLAKKDFFRSCVSVAGLPDPFAKVVVDGSGQCHSTDTVKSTLDPKWNQHYDLYIGKTDSITISIWNHKKIHKKQGAGFLGCIRLLSNAISRLKDTGYQRLDLCKLNPTDSDAVRGQIVVSLQTRDRIGSGGPVVDCRGLLESEGPVYEDSGPGRPLSCFMEEPLPYTDSTGAAGGGSCRYLESPNQEQRLQAQRIRSQENRGHTPQNRPHGHQSPELPEGYEQRTTVQGQVYFLHTQTGVSTWHDPRIPRGLNSVSCEDLGPLPPGWEIRSTVSGRIYFVDHNNRTTQFTDPRLHHIMSQHSQVKESGPGLPVQTEMAVEEGGGGEGEVPVRYERDLVQKLKLLRHELSLQQPQAGHCRIEVSRDEIFEESYRQIMKMRPKDLKKRLMVKFRGEEGLDYGGVAREWLYLLCHEMLNPYYGLFQYSTDNIYTLQINPDSSINPDHLSYFHFVGRIMGLAVFHGHYINGGFTLPFYKQLLGKPIQLSDLETVDPELHKSLVWILENDITPVLDHTFCVEHNAFGKFLQHELKPNGRNIPVTEDNKKEYVRLYVNWRFMRGIEAQFLALQKGFNELIPQHLLKPFDHKELELIIGGLGKIDLSDWKANTRLKHCVADSNIVKWFWQAVESFDEERRGRLLQFVTGSTRVPLQGFKALQGSAGPRLFTIHLIDANTDNLPKAHTCFNRIDIPPYETYDKLYEKLLTAVEETCGFAVE; the protein is encoded by the exons GCTCATGTGTTTCTGTCGCAGGGTTGCCCGACCCTTTCGCTAAAGTAGTAGTAGATGGATCGGGTCAGTGCCACTCCACCGACACGGTCAAGAGCACCTTGGACCCCAAGTGGAACCAGCATTATGACCT ATATATTGGGAAAACAGACTCCATAACCATCAGCATATGGAACCACAAGAAGATCCACAAAAAGCAGGGAGCGGGTTTCCTCGGCTGCATCCGACTCCTGTCCAACGCCATCAGCAGGCTGAAGGACACCGGCT ACCAGCGGTTGGATCTATGCAAGCTGAACCCCACCGACAGCGATGCAGTACGGGGCCAGATAGTCG TGAGCTTGCAGACGCGGGATCGGATAGGGAGCGGGGGTCCGGTGGTGGACTGCAGGGGGCTCTTGGAGAGTGAAGG ACCCGTGTATGAAGACTCGGGCCCCGGCCGGCCGCTCAGCTGCTTCATGGAGGAGCCCCTGCCTTACACGGACAGCACGGGAGCGGCGGGCGGGGGGAGCTGCCGCTACCTGGAGTCGCCCAATCAGGAGCAGAGGCTCCAAGCACAGCGAATCAGAAGCCAGGAGAACAGAGGTCACACCCCTCAGAACCGGCCCCACGGGCACCAGTCGCCAGAGCTCCCAGAGGGCTACG AACAAAGGACCACGGTCCAGGGCCAGGTCTacttcctgcacacacagacgggcGTCAGCACGTGGCACGACCCCAGAATACCACG GGGGCTGAACAGCGTGAGCTGTGAGGACCTGGGCCCTCTCCCTCCGGGCTGGGAGATCAGGAGCACGGTCTCAGGAAGGATTTACTTTGTGGACCACAACAACAGGACCACACAATTCACCGACCCCAGGCTGCACCACATAATGAG TCAGCACTCTCAGGTGAAGGAGTCGGGCCCGGGCCTCCCGGTGCAGACGGAGATGGCGGTGGAGGAGGGCGGcgggggcgagggggaggtgccggTGCGGTACGAGAGGGACCTGGTGCAGAAGCTGAAGCTGCTCCGGCACGAGCTGTCCCTGCAGCAGCCCCAGGCCGGACACTGCCGCATCGAGGTGTCCCGCGACGAGATCTTCGAG GAGTCGTACAGACAGATCATGAAGATGAGGCCAAAAGACCTGAAGAAGCGTCTCATGGTGAAGTTTCGTGGAGAGGAGGGGCTAGACTACGGCGGTGTGGCAAG GGAGTGGTTATATCTCCTGTGCCACGAGATGTTGAATCCATATTACGGCCTTTTCCAGTATTCCACAGATAACATCTACACGCTGCAAATCAATCCCGACTCCTCCATAAATCCT GACCATTTGTCGTATTTCCACTTTGTTGGGCGGATCATGGGCCTGGCTGTGTTCCATGGGCACTACATAAACGGCGGCTTCACCCTGCCCTTCTACAAGCAGCTCCTGGGAAAGCCCATCCAGCTGTCTGACCTGGAGACTGTGGACCCAGAGCTGCACAAGAGCCTGGTGTGGATCCT AGAAAACGACATCACCCCGGTTCTGGACCACACGTTTTGCGTCGAACACAACGCCTTCGGCAAATTCCTCCAACACGAGCTGAAACCCAACGGCCGGAACATTCCAGTGACGGAAGACAACAAAAAAGAATACGTGCG GCTCTATGTGAACTGGAGGTTTATGAGGGGAATCGAGGCCCAGTTCCTGGCCCTGCAGAAAGGCTTCAACGAATTAATCCCACAGCACCTGCTGAAGCCGTTCGACCACAAGGAGCTGGAG CTGATCATCGGCGGCCTGGGGAAGATCGACCTGAGCGACTGGAAGGCCAACACGCGGCTGAAGCACTGCGTGGCCGACAGCAACATTGTCAAGTGGTTCTGGCAGGCGGTGGAGTCGTTCGACGAGGAGCGCAGGGGCCGGCTGCTGCAGTTCGTCACGGGCTCCACCCGCGTCCCCCTCCAGGGGTTCAAGGCCCTGCAAG GCTCCGCTGGACCCAGGCTGTTCACTATCCACTTAATAGATGCCAACACGGATAACCTGCCCAAAGCCCACACCTG CTTCAACCGGATCGATATCCCGCCATACGAGACGTATGACAAGCTATACGAAAAGCTCCTGACTGCGGTGGAAGAGACCTGTGGCTTTGCGGTGGAGTGA
- the LOC133114538 gene encoding E3 ubiquitin-protein ligase SMURF1-like isoform X1: MSNSGTRRNGSSIKIRLTVLCAKNLAKKDFFRSCVSVAGLPDPFAKVVVDGSGQCHSTDTVKSTLDPKWNQHYDLYIGKTDSITISIWNHKKIHKKQGAGFLGCIRLLSNAISRLKDTGYQRLDLCKLNPTDSDAVRGQIVVSLQTRDRIGSGGPVVDCRGLLESEGPVYEDSGPGRPLSCFMEEPLPYTDSTGAAGGGSCRYLESPNQEQRLQAQRIRSQENRGHTPQNRPHGHQSPELPEGYEQRTTVQGQVYFLHTQTGVSTWHDPRIPRGLNSVSCEDLGPLPPGWEIRSTVSGRIYFVDHNNRTTQFTDPRLHHIMSQHSQVKESGPGLPVQTEMAVEEGGGGEGEVPVRYERDLVQKLKLLRHELSLQQPQAGHCRIEVSRDEIFEESYRQIMKMRPKDLKKRLMVKFRGEEGLDYGGVAREWLYLLCHEMLNPYYGLFQYSTDNIYTLQINPDSSINPDHLSYFHFVGRIMGLAVFHGHYINGGFTLPFYKQLLGKPIQLSDLETVDPELHKSLVWILENDITPVLDHTFCVEHNAFGKFLQHELKPNGRNIPVTEDNKKEYVRLYVNWRFMRGIEAQFLALQKGFNELIPQHLLKPFDHKELELIIGGLGKIDLSDWKANTRLKHCVADSNIVKWFWQAVESFDEERRGRLLQFVTGSTRVPLQGFKALQGSTGSAGPRLFTIHLIDANTDNLPKAHTCFNRIDIPPYETYDKLYEKLLTAVEETCGFAVE, from the exons GCTCATGTGTTTCTGTCGCAGGGTTGCCCGACCCTTTCGCTAAAGTAGTAGTAGATGGATCGGGTCAGTGCCACTCCACCGACACGGTCAAGAGCACCTTGGACCCCAAGTGGAACCAGCATTATGACCT ATATATTGGGAAAACAGACTCCATAACCATCAGCATATGGAACCACAAGAAGATCCACAAAAAGCAGGGAGCGGGTTTCCTCGGCTGCATCCGACTCCTGTCCAACGCCATCAGCAGGCTGAAGGACACCGGCT ACCAGCGGTTGGATCTATGCAAGCTGAACCCCACCGACAGCGATGCAGTACGGGGCCAGATAGTCG TGAGCTTGCAGACGCGGGATCGGATAGGGAGCGGGGGTCCGGTGGTGGACTGCAGGGGGCTCTTGGAGAGTGAAGG ACCCGTGTATGAAGACTCGGGCCCCGGCCGGCCGCTCAGCTGCTTCATGGAGGAGCCCCTGCCTTACACGGACAGCACGGGAGCGGCGGGCGGGGGGAGCTGCCGCTACCTGGAGTCGCCCAATCAGGAGCAGAGGCTCCAAGCACAGCGAATCAGAAGCCAGGAGAACAGAGGTCACACCCCTCAGAACCGGCCCCACGGGCACCAGTCGCCAGAGCTCCCAGAGGGCTACG AACAAAGGACCACGGTCCAGGGCCAGGTCTacttcctgcacacacagacgggcGTCAGCACGTGGCACGACCCCAGAATACCACG GGGGCTGAACAGCGTGAGCTGTGAGGACCTGGGCCCTCTCCCTCCGGGCTGGGAGATCAGGAGCACGGTCTCAGGAAGGATTTACTTTGTGGACCACAACAACAGGACCACACAATTCACCGACCCCAGGCTGCACCACATAATGAG TCAGCACTCTCAGGTGAAGGAGTCGGGCCCGGGCCTCCCGGTGCAGACGGAGATGGCGGTGGAGGAGGGCGGcgggggcgagggggaggtgccggTGCGGTACGAGAGGGACCTGGTGCAGAAGCTGAAGCTGCTCCGGCACGAGCTGTCCCTGCAGCAGCCCCAGGCCGGACACTGCCGCATCGAGGTGTCCCGCGACGAGATCTTCGAG GAGTCGTACAGACAGATCATGAAGATGAGGCCAAAAGACCTGAAGAAGCGTCTCATGGTGAAGTTTCGTGGAGAGGAGGGGCTAGACTACGGCGGTGTGGCAAG GGAGTGGTTATATCTCCTGTGCCACGAGATGTTGAATCCATATTACGGCCTTTTCCAGTATTCCACAGATAACATCTACACGCTGCAAATCAATCCCGACTCCTCCATAAATCCT GACCATTTGTCGTATTTCCACTTTGTTGGGCGGATCATGGGCCTGGCTGTGTTCCATGGGCACTACATAAACGGCGGCTTCACCCTGCCCTTCTACAAGCAGCTCCTGGGAAAGCCCATCCAGCTGTCTGACCTGGAGACTGTGGACCCAGAGCTGCACAAGAGCCTGGTGTGGATCCT AGAAAACGACATCACCCCGGTTCTGGACCACACGTTTTGCGTCGAACACAACGCCTTCGGCAAATTCCTCCAACACGAGCTGAAACCCAACGGCCGGAACATTCCAGTGACGGAAGACAACAAAAAAGAATACGTGCG GCTCTATGTGAACTGGAGGTTTATGAGGGGAATCGAGGCCCAGTTCCTGGCCCTGCAGAAAGGCTTCAACGAATTAATCCCACAGCACCTGCTGAAGCCGTTCGACCACAAGGAGCTGGAG CTGATCATCGGCGGCCTGGGGAAGATCGACCTGAGCGACTGGAAGGCCAACACGCGGCTGAAGCACTGCGTGGCCGACAGCAACATTGTCAAGTGGTTCTGGCAGGCGGTGGAGTCGTTCGACGAGGAGCGCAGGGGCCGGCTGCTGCAGTTCGTCACGGGCTCCACCCGCGTCCCCCTCCAGGGGTTCAAGGCCCTGCAAG gtTCTACAGGCTCCGCTGGACCCAGGCTGTTCACTATCCACTTAATAGATGCCAACACGGATAACCTGCCCAAAGCCCACACCTG CTTCAACCGGATCGATATCCCGCCATACGAGACGTATGACAAGCTATACGAAAAGCTCCTGACTGCGGTGGAAGAGACCTGTGGCTTTGCGGTGGAGTGA
- the LOC133114538 gene encoding E3 ubiquitin-protein ligase SMURF1-like isoform X3 gives MSNSGTRRNGSSIKIRLTVLCAKNLAKKDFFRSCVSVAGLPDPFAKVVVDGSGQCHSTDTVKSTLDPKWNQHYDLYIGKTDSITISIWNHKKIHKKQGAGFLGCIRLLSNAISRLKDTGYQRLDLCKLNPTDSDAVRGQIVVSLQTRDRIGSGGPVVDCRGLLESEGPVYEDSGPGRPLSCFMEEPLPYTDSTGAAGGGSCRYLESPNQEQRLQAQRIRSQENRGHTPQNRPHGHQSPELPEGYEQRTTVQGQVYFLHTQTGVSTWHDPRIPRVSCEDLGPLPPGWEIRSTVSGRIYFVDHNNRTTQFTDPRLHHIMSQHSQVKESGPGLPVQTEMAVEEGGGGEGEVPVRYERDLVQKLKLLRHELSLQQPQAGHCRIEVSRDEIFEESYRQIMKMRPKDLKKRLMVKFRGEEGLDYGGVAREWLYLLCHEMLNPYYGLFQYSTDNIYTLQINPDSSINPDHLSYFHFVGRIMGLAVFHGHYINGGFTLPFYKQLLGKPIQLSDLETVDPELHKSLVWILENDITPVLDHTFCVEHNAFGKFLQHELKPNGRNIPVTEDNKKEYVRLYVNWRFMRGIEAQFLALQKGFNELIPQHLLKPFDHKELELIIGGLGKIDLSDWKANTRLKHCVADSNIVKWFWQAVESFDEERRGRLLQFVTGSTRVPLQGFKALQGSTGSAGPRLFTIHLIDANTDNLPKAHTCFNRIDIPPYETYDKLYEKLLTAVEETCGFAVE, from the exons GCTCATGTGTTTCTGTCGCAGGGTTGCCCGACCCTTTCGCTAAAGTAGTAGTAGATGGATCGGGTCAGTGCCACTCCACCGACACGGTCAAGAGCACCTTGGACCCCAAGTGGAACCAGCATTATGACCT ATATATTGGGAAAACAGACTCCATAACCATCAGCATATGGAACCACAAGAAGATCCACAAAAAGCAGGGAGCGGGTTTCCTCGGCTGCATCCGACTCCTGTCCAACGCCATCAGCAGGCTGAAGGACACCGGCT ACCAGCGGTTGGATCTATGCAAGCTGAACCCCACCGACAGCGATGCAGTACGGGGCCAGATAGTCG TGAGCTTGCAGACGCGGGATCGGATAGGGAGCGGGGGTCCGGTGGTGGACTGCAGGGGGCTCTTGGAGAGTGAAGG ACCCGTGTATGAAGACTCGGGCCCCGGCCGGCCGCTCAGCTGCTTCATGGAGGAGCCCCTGCCTTACACGGACAGCACGGGAGCGGCGGGCGGGGGGAGCTGCCGCTACCTGGAGTCGCCCAATCAGGAGCAGAGGCTCCAAGCACAGCGAATCAGAAGCCAGGAGAACAGAGGTCACACCCCTCAGAACCGGCCCCACGGGCACCAGTCGCCAGAGCTCCCAGAGGGCTACG AACAAAGGACCACGGTCCAGGGCCAGGTCTacttcctgcacacacagacgggcGTCAGCACGTGGCACGACCCCAGAATACCACG CGTGAGCTGTGAGGACCTGGGCCCTCTCCCTCCGGGCTGGGAGATCAGGAGCACGGTCTCAGGAAGGATTTACTTTGTGGACCACAACAACAGGACCACACAATTCACCGACCCCAGGCTGCACCACATAATGAG TCAGCACTCTCAGGTGAAGGAGTCGGGCCCGGGCCTCCCGGTGCAGACGGAGATGGCGGTGGAGGAGGGCGGcgggggcgagggggaggtgccggTGCGGTACGAGAGGGACCTGGTGCAGAAGCTGAAGCTGCTCCGGCACGAGCTGTCCCTGCAGCAGCCCCAGGCCGGACACTGCCGCATCGAGGTGTCCCGCGACGAGATCTTCGAG GAGTCGTACAGACAGATCATGAAGATGAGGCCAAAAGACCTGAAGAAGCGTCTCATGGTGAAGTTTCGTGGAGAGGAGGGGCTAGACTACGGCGGTGTGGCAAG GGAGTGGTTATATCTCCTGTGCCACGAGATGTTGAATCCATATTACGGCCTTTTCCAGTATTCCACAGATAACATCTACACGCTGCAAATCAATCCCGACTCCTCCATAAATCCT GACCATTTGTCGTATTTCCACTTTGTTGGGCGGATCATGGGCCTGGCTGTGTTCCATGGGCACTACATAAACGGCGGCTTCACCCTGCCCTTCTACAAGCAGCTCCTGGGAAAGCCCATCCAGCTGTCTGACCTGGAGACTGTGGACCCAGAGCTGCACAAGAGCCTGGTGTGGATCCT AGAAAACGACATCACCCCGGTTCTGGACCACACGTTTTGCGTCGAACACAACGCCTTCGGCAAATTCCTCCAACACGAGCTGAAACCCAACGGCCGGAACATTCCAGTGACGGAAGACAACAAAAAAGAATACGTGCG GCTCTATGTGAACTGGAGGTTTATGAGGGGAATCGAGGCCCAGTTCCTGGCCCTGCAGAAAGGCTTCAACGAATTAATCCCACAGCACCTGCTGAAGCCGTTCGACCACAAGGAGCTGGAG CTGATCATCGGCGGCCTGGGGAAGATCGACCTGAGCGACTGGAAGGCCAACACGCGGCTGAAGCACTGCGTGGCCGACAGCAACATTGTCAAGTGGTTCTGGCAGGCGGTGGAGTCGTTCGACGAGGAGCGCAGGGGCCGGCTGCTGCAGTTCGTCACGGGCTCCACCCGCGTCCCCCTCCAGGGGTTCAAGGCCCTGCAAG gtTCTACAGGCTCCGCTGGACCCAGGCTGTTCACTATCCACTTAATAGATGCCAACACGGATAACCTGCCCAAAGCCCACACCTG CTTCAACCGGATCGATATCCCGCCATACGAGACGTATGACAAGCTATACGAAAAGCTCCTGACTGCGGTGGAAGAGACCTGTGGCTTTGCGGTGGAGTGA
- the LOC133114538 gene encoding E3 ubiquitin-protein ligase SMURF1-like isoform X4, whose translation MSNSGTRRNGSSIKIRLTVLCAKNLAKKDFFRLPDPFAKVVVDGSGQCHSTDTVKSTLDPKWNQHYDLYIGKTDSITISIWNHKKIHKKQGAGFLGCIRLLSNAISRLKDTGYQRLDLCKLNPTDSDAVRGQIVVSLQTRDRIGSGGPVVDCRGLLESEGPVYEDSGPGRPLSCFMEEPLPYTDSTGAAGGGSCRYLESPNQEQRLQAQRIRSQENRGHTPQNRPHGHQSPELPEGYEQRTTVQGQVYFLHTQTGVSTWHDPRIPRGLNSVSCEDLGPLPPGWEIRSTVSGRIYFVDHNNRTTQFTDPRLHHIMSQHSQVKESGPGLPVQTEMAVEEGGGGEGEVPVRYERDLVQKLKLLRHELSLQQPQAGHCRIEVSRDEIFEESYRQIMKMRPKDLKKRLMVKFRGEEGLDYGGVAREWLYLLCHEMLNPYYGLFQYSTDNIYTLQINPDSSINPDHLSYFHFVGRIMGLAVFHGHYINGGFTLPFYKQLLGKPIQLSDLETVDPELHKSLVWILENDITPVLDHTFCVEHNAFGKFLQHELKPNGRNIPVTEDNKKEYVRLYVNWRFMRGIEAQFLALQKGFNELIPQHLLKPFDHKELELIIGGLGKIDLSDWKANTRLKHCVADSNIVKWFWQAVESFDEERRGRLLQFVTGSTRVPLQGFKALQGSTGSAGPRLFTIHLIDANTDNLPKAHTCFNRIDIPPYETYDKLYEKLLTAVEETCGFAVE comes from the exons GGTTGCCCGACCCTTTCGCTAAAGTAGTAGTAGATGGATCGGGTCAGTGCCACTCCACCGACACGGTCAAGAGCACCTTGGACCCCAAGTGGAACCAGCATTATGACCT ATATATTGGGAAAACAGACTCCATAACCATCAGCATATGGAACCACAAGAAGATCCACAAAAAGCAGGGAGCGGGTTTCCTCGGCTGCATCCGACTCCTGTCCAACGCCATCAGCAGGCTGAAGGACACCGGCT ACCAGCGGTTGGATCTATGCAAGCTGAACCCCACCGACAGCGATGCAGTACGGGGCCAGATAGTCG TGAGCTTGCAGACGCGGGATCGGATAGGGAGCGGGGGTCCGGTGGTGGACTGCAGGGGGCTCTTGGAGAGTGAAGG ACCCGTGTATGAAGACTCGGGCCCCGGCCGGCCGCTCAGCTGCTTCATGGAGGAGCCCCTGCCTTACACGGACAGCACGGGAGCGGCGGGCGGGGGGAGCTGCCGCTACCTGGAGTCGCCCAATCAGGAGCAGAGGCTCCAAGCACAGCGAATCAGAAGCCAGGAGAACAGAGGTCACACCCCTCAGAACCGGCCCCACGGGCACCAGTCGCCAGAGCTCCCAGAGGGCTACG AACAAAGGACCACGGTCCAGGGCCAGGTCTacttcctgcacacacagacgggcGTCAGCACGTGGCACGACCCCAGAATACCACG GGGGCTGAACAGCGTGAGCTGTGAGGACCTGGGCCCTCTCCCTCCGGGCTGGGAGATCAGGAGCACGGTCTCAGGAAGGATTTACTTTGTGGACCACAACAACAGGACCACACAATTCACCGACCCCAGGCTGCACCACATAATGAG TCAGCACTCTCAGGTGAAGGAGTCGGGCCCGGGCCTCCCGGTGCAGACGGAGATGGCGGTGGAGGAGGGCGGcgggggcgagggggaggtgccggTGCGGTACGAGAGGGACCTGGTGCAGAAGCTGAAGCTGCTCCGGCACGAGCTGTCCCTGCAGCAGCCCCAGGCCGGACACTGCCGCATCGAGGTGTCCCGCGACGAGATCTTCGAG GAGTCGTACAGACAGATCATGAAGATGAGGCCAAAAGACCTGAAGAAGCGTCTCATGGTGAAGTTTCGTGGAGAGGAGGGGCTAGACTACGGCGGTGTGGCAAG GGAGTGGTTATATCTCCTGTGCCACGAGATGTTGAATCCATATTACGGCCTTTTCCAGTATTCCACAGATAACATCTACACGCTGCAAATCAATCCCGACTCCTCCATAAATCCT GACCATTTGTCGTATTTCCACTTTGTTGGGCGGATCATGGGCCTGGCTGTGTTCCATGGGCACTACATAAACGGCGGCTTCACCCTGCCCTTCTACAAGCAGCTCCTGGGAAAGCCCATCCAGCTGTCTGACCTGGAGACTGTGGACCCAGAGCTGCACAAGAGCCTGGTGTGGATCCT AGAAAACGACATCACCCCGGTTCTGGACCACACGTTTTGCGTCGAACACAACGCCTTCGGCAAATTCCTCCAACACGAGCTGAAACCCAACGGCCGGAACATTCCAGTGACGGAAGACAACAAAAAAGAATACGTGCG GCTCTATGTGAACTGGAGGTTTATGAGGGGAATCGAGGCCCAGTTCCTGGCCCTGCAGAAAGGCTTCAACGAATTAATCCCACAGCACCTGCTGAAGCCGTTCGACCACAAGGAGCTGGAG CTGATCATCGGCGGCCTGGGGAAGATCGACCTGAGCGACTGGAAGGCCAACACGCGGCTGAAGCACTGCGTGGCCGACAGCAACATTGTCAAGTGGTTCTGGCAGGCGGTGGAGTCGTTCGACGAGGAGCGCAGGGGCCGGCTGCTGCAGTTCGTCACGGGCTCCACCCGCGTCCCCCTCCAGGGGTTCAAGGCCCTGCAAG gtTCTACAGGCTCCGCTGGACCCAGGCTGTTCACTATCCACTTAATAGATGCCAACACGGATAACCTGCCCAAAGCCCACACCTG CTTCAACCGGATCGATATCCCGCCATACGAGACGTATGACAAGCTATACGAAAAGCTCCTGACTGCGGTGGAAGAGACCTGTGGCTTTGCGGTGGAGTGA
- the LOC133114538 gene encoding E3 ubiquitin-protein ligase SMURF1-like isoform X5, which produces MSNSGTRRNGSSIKIRLTVLCAKNLAKKDFFRLPDPFAKVVVDGSGQCHSTDTVKSTLDPKWNQHYDLYIGKTDSITISIWNHKKIHKKQGAGFLGCIRLLSNAISRLKDTGYQRLDLCKLNPTDSDAVRGQIVVSLQTRDRIGSGGPVVDCRGLLESEGPVYEDSGPGRPLSCFMEEPLPYTDSTGAAGGGSCRYLESPNQEQRLQAQRIRSQENRGHTPQNRPHGHQSPELPEGYEQRTTVQGQVYFLHTQTGVSTWHDPRIPRGLNSVSCEDLGPLPPGWEIRSTVSGRIYFVDHNNRTTQFTDPRLHHIMSQHSQVKESGPGLPVQTEMAVEEGGGGEGEVPVRYERDLVQKLKLLRHELSLQQPQAGHCRIEVSRDEIFEESYRQIMKMRPKDLKKRLMVKFRGEEGLDYGGVAREWLYLLCHEMLNPYYGLFQYSTDNIYTLQINPDSSINPDHLSYFHFVGRIMGLAVFHGHYINGGFTLPFYKQLLGKPIQLSDLETVDPELHKSLVWILENDITPVLDHTFCVEHNAFGKFLQHELKPNGRNIPVTEDNKKEYVRLYVNWRFMRGIEAQFLALQKGFNELIPQHLLKPFDHKELELIIGGLGKIDLSDWKANTRLKHCVADSNIVKWFWQAVESFDEERRGRLLQFVTGSTRVPLQGFKALQGSAGPRLFTIHLIDANTDNLPKAHTCFNRIDIPPYETYDKLYEKLLTAVEETCGFAVE; this is translated from the exons GGTTGCCCGACCCTTTCGCTAAAGTAGTAGTAGATGGATCGGGTCAGTGCCACTCCACCGACACGGTCAAGAGCACCTTGGACCCCAAGTGGAACCAGCATTATGACCT ATATATTGGGAAAACAGACTCCATAACCATCAGCATATGGAACCACAAGAAGATCCACAAAAAGCAGGGAGCGGGTTTCCTCGGCTGCATCCGACTCCTGTCCAACGCCATCAGCAGGCTGAAGGACACCGGCT ACCAGCGGTTGGATCTATGCAAGCTGAACCCCACCGACAGCGATGCAGTACGGGGCCAGATAGTCG TGAGCTTGCAGACGCGGGATCGGATAGGGAGCGGGGGTCCGGTGGTGGACTGCAGGGGGCTCTTGGAGAGTGAAGG ACCCGTGTATGAAGACTCGGGCCCCGGCCGGCCGCTCAGCTGCTTCATGGAGGAGCCCCTGCCTTACACGGACAGCACGGGAGCGGCGGGCGGGGGGAGCTGCCGCTACCTGGAGTCGCCCAATCAGGAGCAGAGGCTCCAAGCACAGCGAATCAGAAGCCAGGAGAACAGAGGTCACACCCCTCAGAACCGGCCCCACGGGCACCAGTCGCCAGAGCTCCCAGAGGGCTACG AACAAAGGACCACGGTCCAGGGCCAGGTCTacttcctgcacacacagacgggcGTCAGCACGTGGCACGACCCCAGAATACCACG GGGGCTGAACAGCGTGAGCTGTGAGGACCTGGGCCCTCTCCCTCCGGGCTGGGAGATCAGGAGCACGGTCTCAGGAAGGATTTACTTTGTGGACCACAACAACAGGACCACACAATTCACCGACCCCAGGCTGCACCACATAATGAG TCAGCACTCTCAGGTGAAGGAGTCGGGCCCGGGCCTCCCGGTGCAGACGGAGATGGCGGTGGAGGAGGGCGGcgggggcgagggggaggtgccggTGCGGTACGAGAGGGACCTGGTGCAGAAGCTGAAGCTGCTCCGGCACGAGCTGTCCCTGCAGCAGCCCCAGGCCGGACACTGCCGCATCGAGGTGTCCCGCGACGAGATCTTCGAG GAGTCGTACAGACAGATCATGAAGATGAGGCCAAAAGACCTGAAGAAGCGTCTCATGGTGAAGTTTCGTGGAGAGGAGGGGCTAGACTACGGCGGTGTGGCAAG GGAGTGGTTATATCTCCTGTGCCACGAGATGTTGAATCCATATTACGGCCTTTTCCAGTATTCCACAGATAACATCTACACGCTGCAAATCAATCCCGACTCCTCCATAAATCCT GACCATTTGTCGTATTTCCACTTTGTTGGGCGGATCATGGGCCTGGCTGTGTTCCATGGGCACTACATAAACGGCGGCTTCACCCTGCCCTTCTACAAGCAGCTCCTGGGAAAGCCCATCCAGCTGTCTGACCTGGAGACTGTGGACCCAGAGCTGCACAAGAGCCTGGTGTGGATCCT AGAAAACGACATCACCCCGGTTCTGGACCACACGTTTTGCGTCGAACACAACGCCTTCGGCAAATTCCTCCAACACGAGCTGAAACCCAACGGCCGGAACATTCCAGTGACGGAAGACAACAAAAAAGAATACGTGCG GCTCTATGTGAACTGGAGGTTTATGAGGGGAATCGAGGCCCAGTTCCTGGCCCTGCAGAAAGGCTTCAACGAATTAATCCCACAGCACCTGCTGAAGCCGTTCGACCACAAGGAGCTGGAG CTGATCATCGGCGGCCTGGGGAAGATCGACCTGAGCGACTGGAAGGCCAACACGCGGCTGAAGCACTGCGTGGCCGACAGCAACATTGTCAAGTGGTTCTGGCAGGCGGTGGAGTCGTTCGACGAGGAGCGCAGGGGCCGGCTGCTGCAGTTCGTCACGGGCTCCACCCGCGTCCCCCTCCAGGGGTTCAAGGCCCTGCAAG GCTCCGCTGGACCCAGGCTGTTCACTATCCACTTAATAGATGCCAACACGGATAACCTGCCCAAAGCCCACACCTG CTTCAACCGGATCGATATCCCGCCATACGAGACGTATGACAAGCTATACGAAAAGCTCCTGACTGCGGTGGAAGAGACCTGTGGCTTTGCGGTGGAGTGA